In Chaetodon trifascialis isolate fChaTrf1 chromosome 2, fChaTrf1.hap1, whole genome shotgun sequence, one DNA window encodes the following:
- the psmd12 gene encoding 26S proteasome non-ATPase regulatory subunit 12 gives MSEERSERSDGKIVKMEVDYSSTVDQRLPECEKMAKEGKLQEAIESLLSLEKQTRTASDMVSTSRILVAVVQMCYEAKDWDALNENIMLLTKRRSQLKQAVAKMVQECYKYVDAVTDLTIKLRLIDTLRTVTAGKIYVEIERARLTKTLANIKEQSGEVKEAASILQELQVETYGSMEKKEKVEFILEQMRLCIAVKDYIRTQIISKKINTKFFQEEGTEESKLKYYNLMIQVDQHEGSYLSICKHYRAIYDTPCILEDSSKWQQALKSVVLYVILSPYDNEQSDLVHRISADKKLEEIPKYKDLLKQFTTMELMRWASLVEDYGKELREGSPDSPATDVFSYSEEGEKRWKDLKNRVVEHNIRIMAKYYTRITMKRMAGLLDLSIDESEEFLSSLVVNKTIYAKVDRLAGIINFQRPKDPNDLLNDWSHKLNSLMSLVNKTTHLIAKEEMIHNLQ, from the exons ATGTCTGAAGAGCGATCTGAAAGGTCCGATGGGAAAATTGTGAAGATGGAGGTCGACTACAGTTCAACTGTAGACCAGCGTCTCCCGGAATGCGAAAAAATGGCTAAA GAGGGCAAGCTGCAGGAGGCCATTGAGAGCCTGTTGTCATTGGAGAAGCAAACCAGAACG GCATCAGACATGGTGTCCACCTCCAGAATCCTCGTGGCTGTGGTCCAAATGTGTTATGAAGCCAAAGACTGGGATGCcctgaatgaaaacatcatgTTGCTCACCAAAAGGAGGAGTCAGCTGAAACAG GCTGTTGCCAAGATGGTACAAGAGTGTTACAAGTACGTGGATGCTGTGACTGATCTGACCATCAAGCTGAGACTCATCGACACACTTCGCACTGTGACTGCTGGCAAG ATTTATGTAGAGATCGAGCGCGCCAGGCTGACAAAGACCTTGGCCAACATCAAGGAGCAGAGCGGAGAGGTCAAAGAGGCAGCGTCCATTCTTCAGGAACTGCAG GTGGAGACATATGGCTCCatggagaaaaaggagaaggtGGAGTTTATCTTGGAACAGATGAGGCTTTGCATTGCTGTCAAGGATTACATTCGCACCCAGATCATCAGTAAGAAGATAAACACCAAATTCTTCCAAGAGGAGGGCACTGAG GAATCGAAGCTCAAGTACTACAACCTAATGATCCAGGTGGACCAGCACGAGGGCTCATACCTGTCTATCTGTAAACACTACCGGGCCATTTATGACACCCCCTGCATCTTGGAGGACAGCAGCAAGTGGCAGCAG GCCCTGAAGAGTGTAGTGCTGTATGTGATTCTTTCCCCTTACGACAACGAGCAGTCAGACCTCGTGCACAGAATCAGTGCAGACAAGAAACTGGAAGAAATCCCCAAATACAA AGACCTTCTGAAGCAGTTCACCACTATGGAGCTGATGCGCTGGGCCTCCCTGGTGGAGGATTACGGGAAGGAGCTGCGAGAAGGCTCACCCGACAGCCCTGCCACAGACGTCTTCTCGTAttcagaggagggggagaaaaggtGGAAGGACCTGAAGAACAGAGTGGTGGAGCAT AACATCAGAATAATGGCCAAATATTACACCAGAATCACAATGAAGAGGATGGCCGGACTCCTTGACCTCTCTATTGAT GAGTCCGAGGAGTTCCTCTCCAGCCTAGTCGTAAACAAGACCATCTATGCCAAAGTCGACCGTCTGGCTGGCATCATCAACTTTCAGAGGCCTAAAGACCCCAACGACCTGCTCAACGACTGGTCGCACAAACTCAACTCTCTCATGTCTCTGGTCAACAAGACCACGCATCTCATTGCCAAGGAGGAGATGATCCAcaacctgcagtga